CGATAGACGACGAGGTGGCGGAGGGTGGCGCCGGCCGCGACACGCGGCGATATCTGGAGGCCTCTTACGGGGCGTCGGTTCCTGGACGTCGCTTACTGAACCTGGGTGAGGCCGTTGTAGACCCATATCCCCGCGATCACGAGGATCAGCAGGCCCGACGCGGCGCCAAAGAAGCGCACGAACGGGGTGACGCGCTCCATCTTGCGGGTGTTCTCCAGTTGCTCTTCGCGCATGTGGGACTCAGCCTCATCGAGGAAAAGCTGATCGTCCTCATGGATGGCGAGGGTGCTGCGATAGATGAGCAGGATTACCAGAACGGTGGTGAGGCCGGCCCAGGCTATCAGTAGCATCGTCAAGGGGGACATGTGTCACCTCAGCTTGAGATCGTAGCCGGTCCCGCGTATCGGAGGGCCCGGCTGGTGGTTAGACGGCCAGCCGCCGGGTCGCGGTATGGGGGCCTGAGCAAAATTATAGACCTATAAGCAGAGCTGGGAGTCAAGAATTCCGGTCCAAACCGCGGGTCCGGGAGGGTGAGTCGGCAGGGGCGGATGTAACATCTAAAGACTTAGCGGGCGGCAGCCGTGGTTATTGAGCAAGATACGCGCGGCAGTGCCGCGGGAAACGTTTGTTATAATCCGTCCTGGCAGAGGAGAACACATGTCGACAACGACTCAAACCACACCCAGCACACCGCAAGCGCCGGTGAAGAAGGCGCCGCCGATCACCCTGACGCCGACGGCGATTGCCAAGGTGAAGGAGATCATGGGGCAGCAGAATCCGGTCCCGGCTGGACTGCGCGTGGGCGTGGTCGGCGGCGGCTGCTCGGGCTTTTCGTACTCGATGAGCTTCGAGAACGCGGCCGGACTGATGGACAAGACCTACGAGTTCGACGGGCTGAA
This sequence is a window from Terriglobales bacterium. Protein-coding genes within it:
- a CDS encoding iron-sulfur cluster assembly accessory protein; the protein is MSTTTQTTPSTPQAPVKKAPPITLTPTAIAKVKEIMGQQNPVPAGLRVGVVGGGCSGFSYSMSFENAAGLMDKTYEFDGLKVFVDATSVSYLQGAQIDYVETLEAAGFKFENPNVKSTCGCGSSFSV